The Polaribacter tangerinus genome has a segment encoding these proteins:
- the infB gene encoding translation initiation factor IF-2, translating to MSEGKTTRLNKVLRELNISLDRAVEYLADKGHEIESRPTTKISGEVYQVLLDGFQTDASKKAASKEVGEEKRKEKEAIRAELEAKQEQKRAEDAKKEEVLKAKAEKLSFKTVGKIDIDNAGKPTSKKEDAVQEVASEKKEEEVVKEPKVEKPTTDAVVKDTTENKTEENTVKEVVPPVSKSVSQVEKEASKTAKKVEVKKETPVQEKSTEEVTAENAEAIKTQYKKLDGPNFTGKKIDLKQFEKPKKKKPEVKKDAASDPKKKRKRISKPTSNSVGVGRPIPGGGRGQGSRGPGNRGGFKSRGGQRPSTVKKEEPTEADIQKQVRETLEKLQGKSSKGKGAKYRRNKRDARREQSEAEQEAQALDNKILKVTEFVTVSEVATMMDVPVTDIISSCMMLGMMVTMNQRLDAETLVIVAEEFNYQVEFIGAEVEESIEEVVDKPEDLITRAPIITVMGHVDHGKTSLLDYIRKANVIEGESGGITQHIGAYAVNVGDQKIAFLDTPGHEAFTAMRARGAQVTDLVIIVVAADDDVMPQTKEAISHAQAAGVPIIFAINKIDKPNANPDNVKTQLSSMNLLIEEWGGTIQSQDISAKTGEGIPELLEKVLLEAEILELKSNPNKNAVGAVVEALLDKGRGYVSTILVQAGTLKIGDYLLAGKHSGKVRAMFDDKGNNLKEAGPSTPVSILGLDGAPQAGDKFNVFDDEREAKQIASKRSQLQREQSVRTQKTLTLDEIGRRIALGDFKELNIILKGDVDGSVEALTDSFQKLSTEEIQVNILHKGVGAITESDVLLATASDAIIVGFNVRPQGNARMVADREEVDIRTYSIIYDAINDLKDAMEGLLSPEMKEEITGNVEIREVYKISKVGNIAGCMVMSGKIFRDSQVRIIRDGIVVHDGLLTSLKRFKDDVKEVAKGYDCGLQIKNYNDIAEGDIIEAYKEVAVKKRLK from the coding sequence ATGTCTGAAGGCAAAACAACGAGACTTAACAAGGTTTTAAGAGAATTAAACATCTCTCTAGATAGAGCGGTAGAATATTTAGCGGATAAAGGTCACGAAATAGAATCGAGACCAACCACTAAAATATCTGGTGAAGTCTATCAAGTACTGCTAGATGGTTTCCAAACAGATGCAAGCAAAAAAGCAGCATCTAAGGAAGTTGGAGAAGAAAAGCGAAAAGAAAAAGAAGCTATTCGAGCAGAACTAGAAGCAAAACAAGAACAGAAAAGAGCAGAAGATGCCAAAAAAGAAGAAGTTCTTAAAGCTAAAGCAGAGAAATTATCTTTTAAAACTGTAGGAAAGATTGATATTGATAATGCCGGAAAGCCTACTTCAAAAAAGGAAGATGCTGTTCAGGAAGTTGCTTCAGAAAAAAAAGAAGAGGAAGTTGTTAAAGAGCCAAAAGTAGAAAAGCCAACTACAGATGCAGTGGTAAAAGACACTACGGAAAATAAAACTGAAGAAAACACTGTAAAAGAAGTTGTGCCTCCAGTTAGCAAGTCTGTTTCTCAGGTAGAAAAAGAAGCTTCTAAAACAGCTAAGAAAGTAGAGGTAAAAAAAGAAACTCCAGTACAAGAAAAATCAACGGAAGAAGTAACTGCAGAAAATGCAGAAGCAATCAAAACACAATATAAAAAACTAGACGGTCCGAACTTTACAGGTAAGAAAATTGATTTAAAACAATTTGAAAAGCCAAAAAAGAAAAAACCAGAGGTTAAAAAAGATGCAGCTTCAGATCCGAAGAAGAAACGTAAGCGTATTTCTAAACCTACTAGTAATTCTGTTGGTGTAGGAAGACCAATACCAGGTGGTGGAAGAGGACAAGGAAGTAGAGGTCCAGGAAACAGAGGAGGTTTTAAATCTAGAGGAGGTCAAAGACCGTCTACAGTAAAGAAAGAGGAACCTACAGAAGCTGATATTCAGAAGCAAGTAAGAGAAACCTTAGAAAAACTTCAAGGAAAATCATCGAAAGGTAAAGGAGCTAAGTATAGAAGAAACAAGAGAGATGCCAGAAGAGAGCAATCTGAGGCAGAACAAGAAGCACAAGCATTAGATAACAAAATTCTAAAAGTAACAGAATTTGTTACAGTAAGTGAGGTAGCTACAATGATGGATGTTCCAGTAACAGATATTATTTCTTCATGTATGATGTTAGGAATGATGGTTACAATGAACCAGCGTTTAGATGCTGAAACATTAGTAATAGTTGCAGAAGAATTTAATTATCAAGTAGAGTTTATTGGTGCAGAAGTAGAAGAATCTATTGAAGAAGTTGTAGATAAGCCAGAAGACTTAATAACACGTGCACCAATTATTACAGTAATGGGACATGTAGATCATGGTAAAACTTCATTACTGGATTATATAAGAAAAGCAAATGTTATAGAAGGAGAAAGTGGTGGAATTACCCAGCACATCGGAGCTTATGCTGTAAATGTAGGAGATCAAAAAATAGCATTCTTAGATACTCCAGGTCACGAAGCATTTACTGCCATGAGAGCTCGTGGTGCCCAAGTTACAGATTTAGTAATTATTGTAGTTGCTGCAGATGATGATGTTATGCCGCAAACTAAAGAAGCTATATCTCACGCACAAGCAGCAGGAGTACCAATTATTTTTGCCATTAATAAAATTGACAAGCCAAATGCCAATCCAGATAATGTAAAAACCCAATTATCTTCAATGAATTTACTAATTGAAGAATGGGGAGGTACTATTCAGTCTCAAGATATTTCTGCCAAAACAGGAGAAGGGATTCCAGAGTTATTGGAAAAAGTATTGTTAGAAGCTGAGATTTTAGAACTGAAATCAAATCCGAATAAAAATGCAGTAGGAGCAGTTGTAGAAGCTTTATTAGATAAAGGAAGAGGTTATGTTTCTACCATTTTAGTACAAGCAGGAACATTAAAAATTGGAGATTATTTATTGGCCGGAAAACATAGCGGTAAAGTAAGAGCAATGTTCGATGATAAAGGAAATAATCTTAAAGAAGCAGGTCCTTCTACACCAGTATCCATTTTAGGTTTAGATGGCGCACCTCAGGCAGGAGATAAATTTAATGTTTTTGATGATGAAAGAGAGGCAAAACAAATAGCCTCTAAACGATCTCAACTACAAAGAGAACAATCTGTTAGAACTCAAAAAACCTTAACTTTAGATGAAATTGGAAGAAGAATTGCGTTAGGAGACTTTAAAGAGCTTAATATCATTCTAAAAGGAGATGTAGATGGTTCTGTAGAAGCCTTGACAGATTCGTTCCAAAAATTATCAACAGAAGAAATTCAAGTAAATATTTTACATAAAGGAGTTGGTGCCATTACAGAGAGTGATGTTTTATTAGCCACTGCTTCAGATGCAATTATTGTTGGATTTAATGTAAGACCTCAAGGAAATGCCAGAATGGTTGCAGATAGAGAAGAAGTAGATATTAGAACATATTCTATTATTTATGACGCTATTAACGATCTTAAAGATGCAATGGAAGGTTTATTATCTCCAGAGATGAAGGAAGAAATTACGGGTAACGTAGAAATTAGAGAAGTCTATAAAATTTCTAAAGTTGGTAATATTGCCGGATGTATGGTAATGTCTGGTAAAATATTTAGAGATTCTCAAGTTAGAATAATTAGGGATGGAATTGTGGTTCATGATGGATTGTTAACTTCGTTAAAACGTTTTAAAGACGATGTAAAAGAAGTTGCAAAAGGATATGATTGTGGTTTACAAATAAAAAATTACAATGATATTGCTGAAGGAGATATAATAGAAGCATACAAAGAAGTAGCCGTAAAAAAGAGATTGAAATAA
- the nusA gene encoding transcription termination factor NusA, whose translation MENIALIDSFSEFKDNKSIDRVTLMSILEEVFRAALKRKFGSDDNFDIIINPDKGDLEIWRNRVVVADGFSEDDNEEIELSEARLIEPDFEIGEDVSEEVKLIDLGRRAILALRQNLISKIYEHDSTNIFKQFKELEGELYSAEVHHIRHNAIILLDDEGNEIVLPKSEQIKSDFFRKGDNVRGVIKTVELRGNKPAIILSRTAPAFLNKLFEQEIPEVFDGLITVEGVARIPGEKAKVAVDSYDDRIDPVGACVGVKGSRIHGIVRELGNENIDVINYTKNEQLFIARALSPAKVTSMEIEMYEEEKNGKKGRVNVLLRPEEVSKAIGRGGVNIRLASELTGYEIDVKREGLEEEDVELTEFSDEIEAWIIKEFKNIGLDTARSVLESSVEELVKRTDLEEETILDVHRILKEEFEE comes from the coding sequence ATGGAAAATATAGCATTAATTGATTCGTTTTCAGAATTTAAAGATAATAAAAGTATAGACAGAGTAACATTAATGTCTATTTTAGAAGAGGTTTTTAGAGCTGCATTGAAGCGTAAGTTTGGTTCAGATGATAATTTTGATATTATTATAAATCCGGATAAAGGAGATTTAGAAATTTGGAGAAATAGAGTGGTAGTAGCAGATGGGTTTTCTGAAGATGATAATGAAGAGATTGAACTTTCTGAAGCAAGGTTAATTGAGCCAGATTTTGAAATTGGAGAAGATGTATCTGAAGAGGTGAAGTTAATTGATTTAGGAAGAAGAGCAATTTTAGCACTGCGTCAAAATCTAATTTCTAAAATATATGAGCACGATAGCACAAATATATTTAAGCAATTTAAAGAATTAGAAGGCGAGTTGTATAGTGCAGAGGTTCACCATATTCGACATAATGCTATAATTTTATTAGATGATGAAGGTAATGAAATTGTACTGCCAAAAAGTGAACAAATAAAATCAGACTTTTTTAGAAAAGGAGACAATGTAAGAGGAGTAATTAAAACAGTAGAGTTAAGAGGAAACAAGCCTGCTATTATTCTTTCTAGAACAGCACCTGCATTTTTAAATAAGTTATTTGAGCAAGAAATTCCTGAAGTATTCGATGGTTTAATCACTGTAGAAGGAGTTGCCAGAATTCCGGGAGAAAAAGCAAAAGTAGCTGTAGATTCTTATGATGATAGAATTGATCCTGTAGGAGCTTGTGTTGGTGTAAAAGGATCTAGAATTCACGGAATTGTACGTGAGTTAGGAAACGAAAATATAGATGTAATTAATTACACAAAAAACGAGCAACTATTTATAGCTAGAGCATTAAGTCCTGCCAAAGTAACTTCAATGGAAATTGAAATGTATGAAGAGGAGAAAAATGGTAAAAAAGGACGTGTAAATGTTCTTTTAAGACCAGAAGAAGTTTCTAAAGCTATTGGTAGAGGTGGTGTAAATATCCGTTTGGCAAGTGAGTTAACCGGTTACGAAATAGATGTTAAAAGAGAAGGTTTAGAGGAAGAAGACGTAGAGTTAACAGAATTTAGTGACGAGATAGAAGCTTGGATAATAAAAGAATTTAAAAACATTGGTTTAGATACCGCTAGAAGTGTCTTAGAAAGCAGTGTAGAAGAATTGGTAAAAAGAACCGATTTAGAAGAAGAAACTATTTTAGATGTTCATAGAATATTGAAAGAAGAATTCGAAGAATAG
- the rimP gene encoding ribosome assembly cofactor RimP encodes MNHTTVKSLVEEALAENESLFLIDFSVSTNEKIQVVVDGDQGVPLNECIRISKHVNGNIDRETYDFSLEVTTPDISHPLKVKRQYRKNLNRILKVTTAEDEFEGTLTSADDHEIILQWKAREPKPIGKGKVTVEKTATIAYNNIKEAKVKIVF; translated from the coding sequence ATGAATCACACAACGGTAAAATCTTTAGTAGAAGAAGCTTTAGCAGAGAATGAGTCGCTGTTTCTAATAGATTTTTCTGTCTCTACAAATGAGAAAATTCAAGTTGTTGTAGACGGAGATCAAGGCGTTCCGTTGAACGAGTGTATACGCATAAGTAAGCATGTTAATGGTAATATAGACAGAGAAACGTATGATTTTTCTCTTGAGGTTACCACCCCAGATATTTCGCATCCATTAAAAGTAAAGCGTCAATATCGAAAAAATTTAAATAGAATACTAAAAGTGACCACTGCAGAAGATGAGTTTGAAGGTACTTTAACATCTGCAGATGATCATGAAATTATTTTACAATGGAAAGCGCGAGAGCCAAAGCCTATTGGAAAAGGAAAAGTTACTGTAGAAAAAACAGCAACAATAGCATATAATAATATTAAAGAAGCAAAAGTTAAAATTGTATTTTAA
- a CDS encoding NADP-dependent glyceraldehyde-3-phosphate dehydrogenase: MNTTFKEVPKKYQITSLIHQNTYLVNGQLKEWKGDVSSVYSSISSTKKYQPTLLGTIPNLTAFEGLEALKSAEKSYDSGRGLWPTIPLEDRILALEKFVSLVKIKRAEVVKLLMWEVGKTLQESEKEFDRTIAYVYDTIESCKQLNKEVSNFKKEEGIYAHIKRGPLGVVLCLGPYNFPLNETFALLIPALIMGNTVVFKPAKHGVLLFTPLLEAFQKSFPAGVVNIIYGSGKTLVTPIMKTGLVTVLAFIGNSKSANAISANHPYKNRLRLVLGLEAKNPAIILPEADIGLAVKECVSGALSFNGQRCTALKVIYVHESIIHQFNKLFSEKVAKLRFGNPWESNVSLTPLPEPNKPIYIKELIDDAIIKGAKIINKKGGIISENYITPAVLYPVSKDARVFKEEQFGPVVPILSFKDSQEPLNDMAASNYGQQVSIFGSDVSTLAPLVDSLVNLVCRVNINSAAQRGPDFFPFTGRKDSAVATLSVTEALRSFSITTLVATKETAHNYTILQELATSKASNFMSTDFTL, from the coding sequence ATGAATACCACTTTTAAAGAAGTGCCCAAAAAGTACCAGATAACCTCTTTAATCCATCAGAACACTTATTTGGTGAACGGTCAATTAAAAGAGTGGAAAGGAGATGTAAGCTCGGTGTATTCTTCTATCTCATCCACAAAAAAATACCAACCTACATTGTTAGGAACTATTCCTAATTTAACTGCTTTTGAAGGTTTAGAAGCTTTAAAATCAGCTGAAAAAAGTTATGATAGCGGTCGCGGTTTGTGGCCAACAATACCATTAGAAGATAGAATTTTAGCTCTAGAAAAATTTGTTTCTTTGGTTAAAATAAAGAGAGCAGAAGTTGTAAAGTTACTGATGTGGGAAGTAGGAAAAACTCTACAAGAGTCTGAAAAAGAATTCGATAGAACAATTGCGTATGTGTACGACACCATCGAATCTTGTAAACAATTAAATAAAGAGGTATCAAATTTTAAAAAAGAAGAGGGCATATACGCCCATATAAAAAGAGGTCCTTTGGGAGTTGTGCTGTGCTTAGGACCATATAATTTTCCGCTAAATGAAACATTTGCCCTATTAATACCTGCATTAATTATGGGAAATACCGTTGTTTTTAAACCAGCAAAACATGGTGTTCTGTTATTTACGCCTTTGTTAGAAGCTTTTCAGAAAAGTTTTCCAGCAGGAGTTGTAAATATTATTTATGGGAGCGGAAAAACCTTAGTAACTCCTATTATGAAAACGGGTTTGGTAACAGTTTTGGCGTTTATAGGCAACAGTAAATCGGCAAATGCAATATCGGCAAATCATCCTTACAAAAATCGGTTGCGATTAGTGCTTGGTTTGGAGGCAAAAAATCCGGCAATTATTTTGCCAGAGGCAGACATCGGGTTAGCTGTTAAAGAGTGTGTATCTGGAGCACTGTCTTTTAACGGTCAGCGTTGTACTGCTTTAAAAGTTATTTATGTTCATGAATCTATCATCCATCAATTTAACAAGCTTTTTTCTGAAAAAGTAGCTAAATTAAGGTTTGGAAATCCTTGGGAAAGTAATGTGTCTCTAACACCACTACCAGAGCCTAATAAACCCATTTATATTAAAGAACTTATAGATGATGCCATAATAAAAGGAGCTAAAATTATCAATAAAAAAGGAGGTATTATTTCTGAAAATTACATTACTCCTGCAGTATTATATCCTGTTTCTAAAGATGCTAGGGTTTTTAAGGAAGAGCAATTTGGTCCTGTAGTCCCAATTTTATCATTTAAAGATTCTCAAGAACCATTAAACGATATGGCTGCATCAAACTATGGGCAACAGGTAAGTATTTTTGGTAGTGATGTAAGCACATTGGCTCCTTTAGTAGATAGTTTGGTAAATTTAGTATGCAGGGTAAATATAAATAGTGCTGCCCAACGTGGTCCTGACTTTTTTCCGTTTACAGGTAGAAAAGATTCTGCAGTTGCAACTTTAAGTGTAACTGAGGCTTTACGTTCTTTTTCTATTACCACCCTTGTAGCAACCAAAGAAACAGCTCATAATTATACTATTTTACAAGAACTGGCAACTTCGAAAGCATCAAATTTTATGAGTACAGATTTTACTTTATAG
- the ilvA gene encoding threonine ammonia-lyase IlvA, with product MQNNQLYYPTLQDIKVAAKNLETVAYKTPLQQNKTLSKQFSANVFFKREDLQVVRSYKIRGAYNKMSSLTIDEKQRGIVCASAGNHAQGVALSCRLLKIKGTIFMPSPTPNQKISQVKMFGENYIDVVIEGDTFDDASNAAKLECDQKNKTFIHPFDDEKVIEGQATVGLEILDQSKKDIDYVFVAIGGGGLSAGLSSVFKYLSPKTKIIGVEPLGAPSMQKSIKFKKNTALKTIDSFVDGAAVKRVGDLNFAICQQNLTQVITVPEGKVCQTILDLYNKDAIVVEPAGALSIAALDYFKEDVIGKNIVCIVSGSNNDITRTAEIKERALLFANLKHYFIVKFPQRAGALKEFVANILGPNDDITHFEYTKKTNRENGAAVVGLELKNSEDLQPLISRMKARNFFGEYLNDKPDLFQFLV from the coding sequence ATGCAAAATAATCAACTATATTACCCAACATTACAAGACATAAAAGTTGCTGCAAAAAATTTAGAAACGGTTGCTTACAAAACACCATTGCAACAAAATAAAACTCTATCTAAGCAGTTTAGTGCAAATGTTTTTTTTAAAAGAGAAGACTTGCAAGTAGTGAGATCTTATAAAATTAGAGGTGCTTACAATAAAATGTCTTCCTTAACCATAGATGAGAAACAAAGAGGTATTGTTTGTGCGTCTGCAGGAAATCATGCACAAGGAGTTGCGTTGTCTTGCAGATTATTAAAAATTAAAGGAACTATTTTTATGCCTTCTCCTACACCAAATCAGAAAATAAGTCAGGTTAAAATGTTTGGAGAAAATTATATTGATGTTGTTATTGAAGGCGATACTTTTGACGATGCCTCTAATGCGGCAAAATTAGAATGTGACCAAAAAAACAAGACCTTTATTCATCCATTCGACGATGAGAAAGTTATAGAAGGACAAGCAACGGTAGGACTAGAAATTTTAGATCAATCTAAAAAAGACATTGACTATGTATTTGTTGCAATTGGTGGAGGTGGTTTATCTGCAGGATTATCGAGTGTTTTTAAATATTTATCTCCAAAAACCAAAATTATAGGAGTTGAACCACTCGGTGCGCCGTCTATGCAGAAATCTATTAAATTTAAAAAAAATACCGCTTTAAAGACCATTGATTCTTTTGTAGATGGTGCTGCTGTTAAAAGAGTTGGAGATTTAAACTTTGCTATTTGTCAACAAAATTTAACACAAGTAATTACAGTTCCAGAAGGCAAGGTTTGCCAAACTATTTTAGACCTGTACAATAAAGATGCTATTGTAGTTGAACCCGCAGGTGCGCTAAGTATTGCTGCGCTAGATTATTTTAAAGAAGATGTAATTGGTAAAAATATTGTATGCATTGTTAGTGGTAGTAATAATGATATTACAAGAACAGCAGAAATTAAAGAACGAGCATTGCTATTTGCGAATCTAAAGCATTATTTTATTGTAAAGTTTCCTCAAAGAGCCGGAGCTTTAAAAGAATTTGTTGCAAATATTTTAGGTCCGAATGACGATATTACTCACTTTGAATACACTAAAAAAACCAATAGAGAAAATGGTGCCGCTGTAGTTGGGTTAGAGTTAAAAAATTCTGAAGACCTACAACCTCTAATTTCACGAATGAAAGCGCGTAATTTTTTTGGTGAATATTTAAACGATAAACCAGATTTGTTTCAGTTTTTGGTATAA
- the ilvC gene encoding ketol-acid reductoisomerase — MSNYFNTLTLREKLEQLGKCRFMDSSEFEEGVNALKGKKIVIVGCGAQGLNQGLNMRDSGLDISYALRQEAIDQQRQSYLNATSNNFKVGAYEELLPTADLVINLTPDKQHTSVVNAVMPLMKKGATLSYSHGFNIVEEGMKIRKDLTVIMVAPKCPGTEVREEYKRGFGVPTLIAVHPENDPENKGWEQAKAYAAGTGGHRAGVLASSFVAEVKSDLMGEQTILCGLLQTGAILSFDKMVAEGIDAGYAAKLIQYGWETVTEALKHGGITNMMDRLSNPSKIEAFRISEELKEIMRPLFQKHMDDIMTGHFSKTMMEDWANDDVNLLKWRAETGETAFEKQQITQKEISEQEYFDHGTLLVAFVRAGVELAFEAMTESGIIDASAYYESLHETPLIANTIARKKLFEMNRVISDTAEYGCYLFDHACKPLLADFMKSVSTNVIGKKFSDSNEVDNQELIRINNIIRNHPVEKVGAKLRASMTAMKVIKSEA; from the coding sequence ATGTCAAATTATTTTAACACATTAACATTAAGGGAAAAATTAGAGCAATTAGGAAAATGCCGTTTTATGGATTCTTCAGAGTTTGAAGAAGGAGTAAACGCATTAAAAGGAAAGAAAATTGTTATTGTGGGCTGTGGAGCACAAGGATTAAACCAGGGTTTAAATATGAGAGACTCTGGGTTAGATATTTCTTATGCTTTAAGACAAGAAGCAATAGATCAACAAAGACAATCTTATTTAAACGCTACTTCAAATAATTTTAAAGTAGGTGCTTATGAAGAGCTATTGCCAACAGCAGATTTGGTAATTAATTTAACACCAGATAAGCAGCATACAAGCGTAGTAAATGCTGTAATGCCTCTAATGAAAAAAGGGGCTACATTGTCTTATTCACATGGTTTTAATATTGTTGAAGAGGGAATGAAAATTCGAAAGGATTTAACTGTAATTATGGTTGCTCCAAAATGCCCAGGTACAGAGGTTCGAGAGGAGTATAAAAGAGGTTTTGGGGTGCCTACTCTTATTGCTGTGCATCCAGAAAACGATCCAGAAAATAAAGGATGGGAGCAAGCAAAGGCTTATGCAGCAGGAACAGGTGGTCACAGAGCCGGAGTTTTAGCGTCTTCTTTTGTAGCAGAAGTAAAGTCAGATTTAATGGGAGAGCAAACTATTTTATGTGGTTTGTTGCAAACCGGGGCCATTTTATCTTTTGATAAAATGGTAGCAGAGGGAATAGATGCTGGCTATGCTGCAAAATTAATTCAGTATGGTTGGGAAACCGTTACAGAGGCTCTAAAACATGGCGGAATTACCAATATGATGGATCGACTTTCTAATCCGTCAAAAATAGAGGCTTTCAGAATTTCTGAGGAGTTAAAAGAGATTATGCGTCCGTTGTTTCAAAAACATATGGATGATATTATGACAGGTCATTTCTCGAAAACAATGATGGAAGATTGGGCAAATGACGATGTAAATTTACTAAAATGGAGAGCCGAAACAGGAGAAACTGCCTTCGAGAAACAACAAATTACACAAAAAGAAATTTCAGAACAAGAATATTTCGACCATGGTACATTGCTAGTTGCTTTTGTTAGGGCTGGTGTAGAACTGGCTTTCGAAGCAATGACAGAGTCGGGTATAATAGACGCATCTGCATATTATGAGTCTTTGCATGAAACGCCGTTAATTGCCAATACTATAGCAAGAAAAAAACTATTTGAAATGAACCGTGTAATTTCAGATACTGCAGAATATGGATGTTATTTGTTTGACCACGCTTGTAAACCATTATTAGCAGACTTTATGAAATCGGTTTCTACAAATGTTATCGGTAAAAAATTCTCAGATTCTAATGAAGTTGATAATCAGGAGTTGATTAGAATTAATAATATTATTAGAAATCACCCAGTAGAAAAAGTAGGTGCAAAACTAAGGGCATCTATGACTGCAATGAAAGTGATAAAATCTGAGGCGTAA
- the ilvN gene encoding acetolactate synthase small subunit, with amino-acid sequence MNTEKQLFTVSVYTENNIGLLNRVSAIFQRRGINIESLNISSSEIEGVSRFTIVVNVEEENIKKIIGQIEKQVEVIKAYYHDDDETIYQISGLFKIKSDLLFEERQIQNIIKESSARIVTVNKEFFVLEKSGKKEEIDLLHRELKPFGIMQYTRSGRIAVTKDEMKISTLLETYNN; translated from the coding sequence ATGAATACAGAAAAGCAATTATTTACCGTGTCTGTGTACACCGAAAATAATATTGGATTATTAAATAGAGTGTCTGCAATTTTTCAAAGAAGAGGCATTAACATAGAAAGTTTAAATATTTCATCTTCAGAAATAGAGGGGGTTTCTAGATTTACTATTGTTGTAAATGTAGAGGAAGAAAATATTAAAAAAATTATTGGTCAGATAGAAAAACAAGTAGAAGTTATAAAGGCGTATTATCATGACGATGATGAAACAATTTATCAAATTTCTGGGTTGTTTAAAATTAAGTCAGATTTATTATTTGAAGAACGCCAAATTCAAAATATTATTAAAGAGAGTAGTGCAAGAATAGTTACTGTAAATAAAGAATTTTTTGTACTTGAGAAATCTGGTAAAAAAGAAGAAATAGATTTATTACACAGAGAACTAAAACCTTTTGGTATTATGCAATACACCCGTTCGGGAAGAATTGCAGTAACCAAAGACGAAATGAAAATTTCAACATTATTAGAAACATACAACAACTAA